In Populus nigra chromosome 1, ddPopNigr1.1, whole genome shotgun sequence, one genomic interval encodes:
- the LOC133688055 gene encoding sm-like protein LSM1B, with protein sequence MSWAGPEDIYLSTSLANYLDKKLLVLLRDGRKLMGLLRSFDQFANAVLEGACERVIVGDLYCDIHLGLYVIRGENVVLIGELDLEREELPPHMTRVSEAEIRRAQKAEREATDLKGTMRKRMEFLDLD encoded by the exons ATGTCTTGGGCAGGCCCAGAAGATATCTACCTCTCTACTTCTCTTGCCAACTATCTTGATA AGAAGCTTCTTGTGCTTCTACGAGATGGCCGAAAGCTCATGGGATTACTTCGTTCTTTTGATCAATTTG CCAATGCTGTCCTTGAAGGTGCATGCGAAAGAGTTATTGTTGGTGACCTTTATTGCGACATCCACTTGGGTCTATATGTGATTCGTGGGGAGAATGTTGTCTTAATTGGAGAGCTG GATTTGGAGAGGGAGGAGCTTCCACCACATATGACTCGTGTTTCAGAAGCAGAGATTAGAAGG GCGCAGAAAGCAGAAAGGGAGGCAACAGATCTAAAAGGTACAATGAGGAAAAGAATGGAGTTCCTTGATTTGGACTAG
- the LOC133677991 gene encoding uncharacterized protein LOC133677991 — MFRVHRSILLCVWLFMNLIVEGSVHEYKGERFVGKGNAFVVHGGSEGIYSGNHNENSVLPANGDSYIRFEKITFRRTREFSNFSSGLVQAIVFEVEDRELVGGSAYGGQRAVCCTADLAKLGVCSEGEIIHRPSTKDPSWPQVFGVSFNVDELVATFPSKSIQISGTGMYNLYFMHCDPNLKEVVVEGKTIWKNPSGYLPGRMAPLMRFYGFMSLAFVILGLFWFSQYARFWREVFPLQNCITLVITLGMFEMAFWYFDYAEFNETGIRPTGITLWAVTFGTIKLTVARLVILMVSMGYGVVRPTLGGLTSKVILVGVTFFVASEVLELVENVGTVSDLSGRARLFLVLPVSMLDAFIIIWIFKSLSATLNKLQAKRMMVKLDIYRKFTNALAVAVIVSVGWICYELYFKANDVYNERWQNAWVIPAFWRVLSFSLLCVICALWAPSQNSMRYAYSDDASDEFDRDDGTLTLIKPSTIPSKDVRSALEPRPVQASNEASNSDSEEDKRE; from the exons ATGTTTAGGGTTCATAGATCAATATTGTTGTGTGTTTGGTTGTTTATGAACTTGATTGTTGAAGGTTCAGTTCATGAATATAAAGGAGAGAGATTTGTGGGCAAAGGTAATGCCTTTGTTGTTCATGGTGGCAGTGAGGGGATTTACTCTGGAAATCACAATGAGAATAGTGTCCTTCCTGCTAATGGGGACTCTTATATACG TTTTGAAAAGATTACATTCCGGAGAACTCGGGAATTTTCTAACTTTAGTTCGGGGTTGGTACAAGCTATTGTTTTTGAGGTAGAGGATCGAGAGTTAGTTGGTGGTTCAGCCTATGGTGGTCAAAGAGCTGTCTGCTGCACAGCTGATCTTGCAAAGTTGGGTGTGTGTTCAGAAGGAGAAATCATTCATCGTCCTTCAACAAAAGATCCCAGCTGGCCTCAAGTCTTTGGTGTTTCATTCAACGTAGACGAGCTAGTTGCGACATTCCCATCAAAATCAATACAGATATCCGGTACTGGGATGTATAATTTGTATTTCATGCATTGTGATCCTAATCTTAAAGAGGTAGTTGTAGAGGGGAAAACTATATGGAAAAATCCCAGTGGCTATTTACCTGGTAGAATGGCACCTTTAATGAGATTTTATGGGTTCATGTCCCTTGCTTTTGTTATACTTGGATTATTCTGGTTCTCTCAGTATGCAAGATTCTGGCGAGAAGTTTTTCCATTGCAAAATTGCATAACATTGGTGATAACGCTGGGCATGTTTGAGATGGCTTTCTGGTATTTTGACTACGCTGAATTCAACGAGACTGGAATTAGGCCAACTGGTATCACTTTATGGGCAGTTACTTTTGGTACTATTAAACTTACAGTAGCACGCCTTGTCATTCTGATGGTTTCAATGGGCTATGGTGTTGTGAGACCTACCTTAGGTGGTCTCACATCAAAGGTGATACTGGTTGGAGTGACCTTTTTTGTGGCATCTGAAGTGCTTGAATTGGTAGAAAATGTTGGCACTGTCAGTGACCTTTCTGGGAGGGCCAGACTTTTTTTGGTGCTTCCTGTGTCAATGTTGGATGCTTTCATCATTATTTGGATATTTAAGTCTCTTTCTGCGACTTTAAATAAGCTTCAG GCTAAAAGGATGATGGTCAAGCTGGATATATACCGGAAATTCACTAATGCTCTTGCTGTAGCAGTTATTGTGTCAGTGGGTTGGATATGCTATGAG CTGTATTTCAAAGCAAATGATGTTTACAATGAGCGCTGGCAGAACGCGTGGGTCATCCCAGCTTTCTGGCGAgtcctttccttctctctcctATGTGTCATCTGTGCTCTTTGGGCTCCCTCTCAGAACTCAATGCG ATACGCTTACTCAGATGATGCAAGTGATGAGTTCGATAGGGATGATGGTACTTTAACACTCATTAAACCATCCACAATACCTTCTAAGGATGTTCGAAGTGCACTGGAACCTAGACCAGTGCAAGCCAGCAATGAAGCATCAAATAGTGATTCGGAAGAAGATAAGAGAGAGTAA
- the LOC133681583 gene encoding protein DEEPER ROOTING 1-like gives MQNKLNGKQGNNTKPNAVISATRHVKQESREEFSDWPHGLLAIGTFGNKELGESNEIQDAEEDHLVEEDPSSSHDLQDFTPEEIGKLQKELTKLLTRKPTSQDKEKETANLPLDRFLNCPSSLEVDRRVSNTAIGDVDDKEDDIERTISVILGRCKDICENNKKKAIGKKSISFLLKKIFVCRSGFAPQPSLRDTLQESRMEKLLRTLLHKKINPQSTSRASSMKKYIEDKKISKKEKEDDEKQYKTSDGSKWVKTDSEYIVLEI, from the exons ATGCAAAATAAGCTTAATGGAAAACAAGGGAACAACACCAAGCCAAATGCAGTGATTTCAGCTACTC GCCATGTGAAACAAGAGTCTCGGGAGGAATTTAGCGATTGGCCTCATGGGCTGCTAGCAATTGGAACATTTGGCAACAAAGAGCTCGGAGAAAGTAATGAAATCCAAGATGCTGAAGAGGACCACCTTGTTGAAGAGGACCCGTCTTCATCCCATGATTTACAAGATTTCACTCCCGAGGAAATTGGGAAATTGCAAAAAGAGTTGACAAAGCTTTTAACAAGAAAGCCAACTTCTCaagataaagaaaaggaaactgcAAATCTTCCATTGGATAGATTTCTTAATTGTCCATCGAGCTTGGAGGTAGACAGAAGGGTCAGTAATACAGCAATCGGTGATGTGGATGACAAAGAAGATGACATTGAGAGGACAATCAGTGTTATACTTGGTAGATGCAAAGACATTTgtgaaaataataagaagaaagcTATTGGGAAGAAATCAATCTCTTTCCTCCTCAAGAAGATTTTTGTTTGCAGGAGTGGGTTTGCTCCACAGCCAAGTTTGAGAGATACACTTCAAGAATCAAGAATGGAGAAG CTTTTGAGAACATTGCTTCACAAGAAGATTAACCCACAAAGTACTTCCCGGGCATCATCAATGAAGAAATATATCGAGGACAAAAAGATTtcaaagaaggaaaaggaagatGATGAAAAGCAATACAAGACAAGTGATGGATCTAAATGGGTGAAGACAGATTCAGAAT ATATTGTTTTagagatttaa
- the LOC133681574 gene encoding uncharacterized protein LOC133681574 gives MGTNKECVEHLEIALGEVQDGLHRMELYMADRHRQWEETLNRLSDARFGSSECENFDEALSRIRQTGSLREYQREFERLGNRVRGWTQKALVGTFMGGLKSEISDGIRMFKPQTLKDAISFTRMKDDQLMRQRKFLRPTPPVRASLALSLSTSTTPVAPIRHLSWDEIQRRRLQGLCFNCNERFTAGHQCQGAKLLMLEGHDEGDEAVCYNIHDKQNAADHLEEFMEPEITLHALTGWTAPKTIQVTARIGSNAIFTLIDSGSIHNFISERMTNLLCLPVVFTKAFIVRVANEKNLKCQEKFNEVQVDPQGSIFSLTLYSPPLTGLDLVLGIQWLELLGSMVYNWKQLTMDFFWANKARRLEGIDDHEIQAATFKEISKEIDHIIPLKEGIALVNVRPYRYAHYHKEEIEKQVQEMLNSGLVQPSTSPFSSPVILVKKKDGNWHFCTDYRALNAATIKDRFPIPIVEDMLDELYGYYRKFVSQYGVITRPLTNLLKKGQFVWDDKVESAFIALKQAMTITPTHAMSNFNDSFTIETDASSEGIGAVLSQQGKLVAFMSRALGEDIKHVATINPYIQTKGHLATDHPERSYKWRHGLLFHKGKVFVPDDNFLRTRLLHEVHDTKTGGHSGILRTFKKLGQQFYWSGVHRSVKDYIKGCDVCQKIKAETMAPGKDAIMVVVDRFSKSAHFLSLTYPFTAKIMADKFVDGIIKLHGMSISIISDCDPIFVSKFWQEFFKLSGTKLKLSSAYHPQNDGQTEVVNRCVEQYLRCFALYGRLPPSIPLYTEGLSAVHEVDHHLLHRDALLKQLKTYLETLVNRMKQMADRKRRDVSFEVSN, from the exons ATGGGAACCAATAAAGAATGTGTTGAGCATTTAGAAATTGCACTCGGTGAGGTTCAAGATGGACTACACAGGATGGAGCTCTATATGGCTGATAGGCATCGCCAATGGGAGGAAACCCTCAATCGTCTCTCCGAT GCTCGCTTTGGATCATCAGAGTGCGAAAATTTTGATGAAGCTCTTTCGAGAATCAGACAAACTGGATCCTTGCGTGAATACCAAAGAGAATTTGAACGATTAGGCAATCGGGTTAGAGGCTGGACACAAAAAGCTTTAGTGGGAACTTTTATGGGTGGTTTGAAGTCAGAAATATCTGATGGCATTCGTATGTTTAAACCACAAACATTAAAGGATGCTATCAGCTTTACACGAATGAAAGATGATCAGCTCATGAGACAGAGGAAGTTCCTACGTCCAACACCACCAGTACGAGCTTCTCTAGCCCTTTCACTATCAACGTCAACAACACCTGTGGCACCTATACGACATTTGAGTTGGGATGAAATACAGCGGAGACGACTTCAAGGATTATGTTTTAATTGTAATGAACGTTTTACAGCAGGGCATCAATGTCAAGGAGCAAAATTGCTTATGCTAGAAGGCCATGATGAAGGTGATGAAGCTGTCTGCTACAACATCCACGACAAACAGAATGCTGCAGACCACCTTGAGGAATTCATGGAACCAGAGATTACGTTGCATGCATTAACAGGATGGACTGCACCCAAAACTATACAAGTAACTGCCAGAATTGGTTCTAATGCCATATTCACACTAATTGACAGTGGTTCCATACACAATTTCATTAGTGAACGTATGACTAACTTACTGTGTCTACCAGTGGTATTTACTAAAGCGTTCATTGTAAGGGTAGCAAATGAGAAGAATCTTAAATGTCAAGAAAAGTTCAACGAGGTTCAGGTAGATCCACAAGgctctattttttccttaacaCTATATTCTCCACCACTCACAGGGCTAGATTTGGTGTTAGGCATTCAATGGCTCGAGTTACTCGGGTCTATGGTTTACAACTGGAAACAGTTAACCATGGACTTCTTTTGGGCCAATAAAGCTAGAAGATTGGAAGGGATAGACGACCATGAGATTCAAGCAGCTACATTTAAAGAGATATCCAAAGAG ATTGATCACATTATTCCCTTGAAAGAAGGCATTGCACTAGTGAATGTACGCCCATATCGCTATGCTCATTATCATAAGGAGGAGATTGAAAAACAAGTCCAAGAAATGCTAAACTCCGGACTTGTTCAACCGAGCACTAGTCCCTTCTCATCACCGGTTATCTTGGTTAAGAAGAAGGATGGTAACTGGCACTTTTGCACAGACTATCGTGCACTCAACGCTGCCACAATTAAAGACAGGTTTCCAATTCCCATTGTTGAAGACATGTTGGATGAACTCTATG GTTATTATCGCAAGTTTGTCAGCCAATATGGTGTTATTACTCGGCCTCTCACCAATCTCCTCAAAAAAGGCCAATTTGTTTGGGATGATAAGGTAGAATCTGCGTTCATTGCACTCAAGCAGGCCATGACCATAACTCCTACACATGCCATGTCTAATTTCAATGACTCTTTTACTATTGAGACTGATGCTTCTAGTGAAGGCATTGGTGCTGTGCTGTCACAACAAGGTAAACTAGTAGCCTTCATGAGCCGAGCTCTTGGG GAAGATATCAAACACGTCGCAACAATTAATCCATATATCCAGACAAAAGGTCATTTGGCCACTGATCATCCTGAAAGGTCGTATAAGTGGCGTCATGGGTTACTCTTCCACAAAGGGAAGGTCTTTGTTCCTGATGATAACTTCTTACGCACTCGTTTACTCCACGAAGTGCATGACACCAAAACAGGCGGGCATTCTGGCATCTTACGCACATTCAAGAAATTGGGCCAACAATTCTACTGGTCAGGGGTGCATCGTTCAGTGAAAGACTATATTAAAGGCTGCGACGTTTGCCAAAAGATCAAGGCTGAAACAATGGCTCCA GGAAAAGATGCAATTATGGTGGTTGTTGACAGGTTTAGCAAATCagctcattttctttctttaacttaTCCATTTACTGCTAAAATTATGGCTGACAAGTTTGTAGACGGAATTATTAAGCTCCATGGCATGTCCATTTCTATTATCAGTGACTGCGATCCCATTTTTGTTAGTAAATTCTGGCAGGAATTCTTCAAGTTGTCGGGCACCAAATTGAAGCTCAGTTCTGCTTACCATCCACAGAATGATGGACAGACGGAGGTTGTTAATCGCTGTGTTGAGCAGTATCTACGCTGTTTC GCGTTGTATGGTCGCCTACCCCCATCCATTCCATTGTACACTGAAGGCCTCTCGGCTGTGCATGAAGTGGATCATCATTTATTACATCGTGATGCCTTGCTTAAACAACTCAAGACCTACTTAGAAACTTTAGTTAATCGTATGAAGCAAATGGCAGATCGCAAGAGAAGGGATGTCTCGTTTGAAGTTAGCAACTAG
- the LOC133672816 gene encoding exocyst complex component EXO70A1-like, translated as MEPPENYSRSTSFAEPFEDAQKIILRWDSTASEEARERMIFGGDRQEVDLYLQAVDEIQKSMSSTSISPPSSHHHDQDSNSNKVNSAIQIAMARLEDEFRNILINHTSPVEVDSLFIPDHAPAPASSLNHNTSSVGSSNEFDQEEVGGGGGGDHVDALDPIQRADSSNSSASYRSTSSIREIDLIPQEAVADLQSIAKRMISAGYLRECIQVYGSVRKSAVDASFRRLGIEKLSIGDIQRLEWEALETKIRRWIRAAKVCVRILFASEKKLCEEIFYGIGTAIDDACFMETVKGPAIQLFNFAEAISISRRSPEKMFKILDLHDALMDLLPDIEVVFESKSADSIRVQAAEILSRLAEAARGILSEFESAVLREPSRVPVPGGTIHPLTRYVMNYISLISDYKQTLIELIMSKPSTGSRYSGDPTTPDMEFAELEGKTPLALHLIWIIVILQFNLEGKSKHYKDASLAHLFIMNNVHYIVQKIKGSPELREMIGDDYLRKLTGKFRQAATSYQRATWVSVLYCLRDEGLHVSGSFSSGVSKSALRERFKTFNAMFEEVHRTQATWLIPDSQLREELRISISEKLIPAYRSFLGRFRSHIESGKHPENYIKYSVEDLESAVLDFFEGYPVSQHLRRRSQ; from the coding sequence ATGGAACCACCAGAAAATTACAGCAGAAGTACTTCTTTTGCAGAGCCTTTTGAAGATGCCCAGAAGATAATTCTGAGGTGGGACTCAACAGCATCAGAAGAAGCAAGAGAAAGAATGATCTTTGGTGGAGATCGTCAAGAAGTGGATCTATACTTACAAGCTGTTGATGAAATCCAAAAGTCTATGTCATCGACTTCAATATCACCTCCTTCATCCCATCATCATGATCAAGATAGTAATAGTAACAAAGTCAACTCTGCTATACAGATCGCCATGGCTAGACTTGAAGATGAGTTCCGCAATATCCTTATTAACCATACAAGCCCTGTTGAAGTGGACTCTCTTTTCATTCCTGATCATGCTCCTGCTCCTGCTTCTTCTTTGAACCACAATACTAGTTCGGTAGGAAGCAGCAATGAATTTGACCAGGAGGaagttggtggtggtggtggtggtgatcaTGTTGATGCTTTAGATCCTATACAGCGTGCAGATTCGAGTAATAGTAGTGCTAGTTATCGATCTACGAGTAGTATTCGTGAGATCGATCTGATTCCTCAAGAAGCTGTAGCAGACCTTCAGTCCATTGCTAAACGGATGATCTCTGCAGGGTACTTGAGGGAGTGTATTCAGGTTTATGGGAGTGTGAGGAAATCAGCTGTGGATGCGAGTTTTCGGAGACTTGGGATTGAGAAGTTGAGTATTGGGGATATTCAGAGACTAGAATGGGAGGCTTTGGAGACCAAGATCAGGAGGTGGATTAGGGCGGCCAAGGTTTGTGTTAGGATATTGTTTGCTAGTGAGAAGAAGCTTTGTGAGGAGATTTTTTATGGGATTGGTACTGCTATCGACGATGCTTGTTTTATGGAGACTGTCAAGGGTCCAGCTATTCAATTGTTTAATTTTGCTGAGGCAATTAGTATTAGCAGGAGATCTCCTGAGAAAATGTTCAAGATTTTGGACTTACACGATGCTTTGATGGACTTGTTGCCTGATATTGAGGTTGTTTTTGAATCAAAATCTGCTGATTCCATTCGAGTCCAGGCTGCTGAGATTTTGTCAAGATTGGCTGAGGCTGCTAGGGGGATTTTATCTGAGTTTGAGAGTGCTGTTTTGCGTGAGCCGTCGAGGGTTCCGGTGCCTGGAGGGACAATTCATCCATTGACAAGGTATGTGATGAATTACATCAGTTTGATTTCGGATTATAAGCAGACCTTGATTGAGCTTATTATGTCAAAACCATCAACTGGGTCAAGATATTCGGGTGATCCAACTACACCTGATATGGAATTTGCTGAACTAGAGGGGAAAACCCCTTTAGCCCTTCATTTGATTTGGATTATTGTGATTTTGCAATTCAATTTGGAGGGCAAGTCCAAGCACTACAAGGATGCATCGTTGGCCCATCTGTTTATAATGAACAATGTTCACTATATTGTTCAGAAGATTAAAGGGTCACCAGAATTGAGAGAAATGATTGGAGATGATTACTTGAGAAAGCTAACAGGAAAATTCAGGCAGGCGGCAACTAGTTACCAGAGAGCAACCTGGGTGAGTGTTTTGTATTGCTTGAGGGATGAGGGGTTACATGTAAGTGGGAGTTTCTCTTCTGGTGTCTCAAAGAGTGCTTTGAGAGAGAGGTTTAAGACCTTCAATGCTATGTTTGAGGAGGTTCACAGGACTCAAGCAACATGGTTGATTCCGGATTCTCAGCTTCGGGAGGAGCTTCGAATTTCTATATCTGAGAAGTTGATCCCAGCTTATAGGTCATTTCTTGGACGGTTCAGGAGTCACATAGAGAGTGGAAAGCATCCGGAAAATTATATCAAGTATTCAGTGGAGGATTTAGAGAGTGCTGTCTTGGATTTCTTCGAGGGTTATCCTGTATCTCAGCACCTGAGGAGGAGATCTCAGTGA